In one Methylocaldum szegediense genomic region, the following are encoded:
- a CDS encoding amino acid adenylation domain-containing protein gives MPKLLQDYASRQAELRPNAVAVTLGRSSLTYGELETTSSQLAWRLREAGCRRGDRICLLIPKSPAAIVAMLGVIKADAAYIPVDLASPPARLAPMIRISEPWGALVSADTVMLLDDILKEIGEHSLKIGSIERCRLEGRLFASCFDMSEVDTYPSDPPEYENTADDIAHILFTSGSTGVPKGVPITHRNVIAFVEWARNYFRLEPGDRISGHTALHFDLSTFDVYGTLSAGAELHMVPPQLNLLPHGLAEFIRSNGLTQWFSVPSVLNFMAKHDVVMQNDFPTLKRMLWCGEVLPTPTLIHFMQRLPHVRFTNLYGPTEATIASSYYTVPECPRDALTPIPIGTACAGEELLVLDAHLNEVPPGEIGDLYIRGAGLSPGYWKDPEKTAAAFLPYPGASNPKDRIYKTGDLARRGEDGLIYFVGRADTQIKSRGYRIDLGEVEAAFHSLECLEECAVVALPTDGFEGNTICCAYVPRQGQSVSPPYLRRQASRLLPSYALPTRWLAMERLPKNANGKIDRPLLRNLFRHDTSAET, from the coding sequence GTGCCTAAGCTGCTGCAAGATTACGCGTCGCGACAGGCCGAACTGCGCCCTAACGCCGTCGCCGTGACTCTTGGGCGTTCCTCCCTAACCTATGGAGAGCTTGAAACAACCAGTTCGCAATTGGCTTGGCGATTGCGCGAAGCCGGCTGCCGCCGCGGCGACCGCATCTGCCTGTTAATACCCAAGTCGCCCGCAGCCATAGTCGCCATGCTCGGGGTGATCAAGGCGGATGCGGCCTACATCCCGGTCGACCTGGCCAGTCCTCCCGCACGCCTGGCCCCAATGATCCGGATCTCCGAGCCTTGGGGTGCGCTGGTCTCGGCCGACACGGTCATGCTTCTGGATGACATCCTGAAGGAGATCGGCGAGCACTCCTTGAAGATCGGCTCGATCGAGCGATGCCGACTGGAGGGTCGGCTATTCGCCAGTTGTTTCGATATGAGTGAGGTAGATACCTATCCCTCGGATCCGCCTGAGTACGAAAACACCGCGGACGATATCGCCCACATTCTGTTCACCTCCGGGTCTACCGGCGTCCCCAAGGGAGTGCCCATCACTCACCGTAACGTGATCGCCTTCGTAGAATGGGCACGGAACTATTTCAGGCTCGAACCCGGCGACCGGATCTCGGGGCATACAGCCCTGCATTTCGATCTCTCTACGTTCGACGTTTACGGCACGCTCTCCGCGGGCGCCGAACTGCACATGGTCCCGCCGCAGCTCAACTTGTTACCGCACGGGCTCGCCGAGTTCATTCGCTCGAATGGATTGACCCAGTGGTTCTCGGTGCCTTCGGTATTGAACTTCATGGCCAAGCACGACGTCGTGATGCAGAACGACTTCCCTACGCTCAAGCGGATGCTCTGGTGCGGCGAGGTCTTGCCTACGCCTACCCTGATCCATTTCATGCAGCGACTGCCCCATGTCCGTTTCACCAATCTTTACGGACCGACCGAGGCAACGATCGCGAGCAGTTACTACACCGTGCCCGAATGTCCACGGGACGCTTTGACCCCCATTCCGATCGGCACCGCCTGCGCCGGCGAAGAGCTGCTGGTCCTGGACGCCCATCTGAACGAAGTCCCACCCGGCGAGATCGGCGATCTATATATCCGCGGGGCGGGCCTGAGTCCCGGCTACTGGAAAGATCCTGAGAAAACAGCGGCGGCCTTTCTACCCTATCCTGGCGCATCCAACCCCAAAGATCGCATTTACAAGACCGGCGATCTCGCGAGACGTGGCGAGGACGGCCTCATTTACTTCGTCGGACGCGCCGACACCCAGATCAAGAGCCGCGGCTACCGTATCGATCTCGGAGAAGTCGAAGCGGCCTTCCATTCGCTCGAATGCCTCGAAGAATGCGCCGTGGTGGCCTTGCCCACCGACGGCTTCGAGGGCAACACCATCTGCTGCGCCTATGTGCCGCGCCAGGGTCAGAGCGTGTCACCGCCCTACTTGCGGCGACAGGCATCCCGGCTGCTACCCAGCTACGCCTTGCCGACGCGTTGGCTGGCGATGGAGCGACTCCCGAAGAACGCCAACGGAAAGATCGACCGACCTCTCTTGCGGAATCTGTTTCGGCATGACACTTCTGCGGAAACTTGA
- a CDS encoding ABC transporter ATP-binding protein, producing MHTQTPTVINPEQPLLILRGVTHSYREGDRRRLVLLGIDAEIGERSFVALLGQSGSGKSTLLNLIAGLDTADSGSIIVRGLELNGLREPDRTLFRRRHIGFVYQFFNLLPTLTVLENVALPAELNGFSAAEAQERALALLDEVGLADRHGSYPDSLSGGEQQRVALARALVHDPALILADEPTGNLDSTTGQHILDLLDHLVRKSGKTLLVATHSREVAERADAVWEIRDGKLRP from the coding sequence TTGCACACTCAAACTCCGACTGTCATCAACCCCGAGCAGCCGTTGCTGATTCTGCGCGGCGTGACGCACAGCTACCGCGAAGGCGACCGACGCCGTCTGGTGCTTCTGGGCATCGACGCCGAGATTGGCGAACGCTCTTTCGTGGCCCTGCTGGGCCAGAGCGGATCGGGAAAATCGACCCTGTTGAATCTGATCGCGGGGCTAGACACAGCCGATTCCGGTTCGATCATCGTCCGAGGACTCGAACTAAACGGCCTGCGCGAACCGGATCGCACGTTGTTTCGACGTCGACATATCGGCTTCGTCTATCAGTTTTTCAATCTATTGCCGACCTTGACGGTGCTGGAAAACGTCGCTCTACCCGCCGAGCTGAACGGGTTTTCCGCCGCGGAAGCCCAAGAACGGGCGCTTGCGCTGCTCGACGAGGTCGGTCTGGCCGACCGGCATGGCAGTTATCCGGATTCGCTTTCCGGAGGAGAACAACAACGGGTCGCCCTGGCACGGGCGCTAGTGCACGACCCCGCTCTGATACTCGCCGATGAACCGACCGGCAATCTGGACAGTACGACCGGCCAACATATCCTGGATCTCCTCGATCATCTCGTCAGAAAGAGCGGAAAGACCCTGCTGGTCGCTACCCACAGCCGGGAAGTGGCGGAACGCGCCGACGCCGTGTGGGAAATCCGCGACGGCAAGCTGAGGCCGTGA
- the egtD gene encoding L-histidine N(alpha)-methyltransferase gives MTAGRIRFTDREPAPTDILDEVLKGLRSPKKRLPPKLFYDKRGSELFEAICETPEYYPTRTETGILHDSAAAIAETIGQNCVLIEPGSGNSQKVQILLETLRPAVYMPIDISKDHLKRSVEALGTAYQWLHVHAVCMDYTAGFESFEAAPVSIGSKKVVFFPGSTIGNFEPRDALAFLRMVARLVGRDGGLLIGVDLKKDPAVLHRAYNDAQGLTREFNLNVLHRLNAELDADFDPNRFYHYAFYNAGESRIEMHLISRCAQNVRLAGEILSFAEGESVHTENSYKYTVHEFQTLARTAGFQVQGCWLDDRNLFSIHYFDVPS, from the coding sequence GTGACCGCTGGACGCATCCGATTCACCGACCGAGAGCCGGCGCCGACGGACATCCTCGACGAGGTGCTGAAAGGACTTCGCAGCCCGAAAAAGCGACTACCGCCGAAACTGTTCTACGATAAGCGCGGCAGCGAGCTGTTCGAAGCGATCTGCGAAACGCCGGAGTACTACCCGACCCGCACGGAAACCGGCATTCTCCACGATTCCGCCGCGGCGATCGCGGAAACCATCGGCCAGAACTGCGTTCTCATCGAACCGGGCAGCGGCAACAGCCAAAAAGTCCAGATCCTGCTGGAAACTCTGCGTCCCGCTGTCTACATGCCGATCGACATTTCCAAGGATCATCTCAAACGCTCGGTAGAGGCGCTAGGAACCGCATACCAATGGTTGCACGTGCATGCCGTGTGCATGGACTATACCGCGGGTTTCGAGTCTTTCGAGGCAGCGCCGGTATCGATCGGATCGAAAAAAGTCGTGTTTTTTCCGGGATCGACTATTGGCAACTTCGAACCGCGTGATGCGCTGGCTTTTCTTCGAATGGTCGCACGGCTCGTCGGGCGGGACGGCGGCCTGCTGATCGGTGTCGATCTCAAGAAAGATCCAGCGGTGCTGCACCGGGCCTACAACGACGCACAAGGTCTGACCCGGGAATTCAACCTGAACGTGTTACACCGCCTCAATGCGGAGTTGGATGCCGACTTCGATCCGAACCGGTTCTATCATTACGCTTTCTACAACGCCGGGGAGAGCCGGATCGAGATGCACCTCATCAGTCGCTGCGCCCAAAATGTTCGCTTGGCTGGAGAAATTCTGAGTTTCGCCGAGGGCGAATCGGTGCACACGGAAAATTCCTACAAATACACCGTACACGAGTTTCAAACGTTGGCCCGAACAGCGGGATTCCAGGTGCAGGGATGTTGGCTGGACGACCGAAACTTGTTCAGCATCCATTACTTCGACGTGCCGTCCTAA
- a CDS encoding phosphopantetheine-binding protein encodes MPQSIQPLTQTVTRILFDRLNIEISEPDADLVDSGLLDSLLLVNLIAQLEREFGISVSLDDLDLNLEKFRSVNRIAAYIESQRNLVDVA; translated from the coding sequence ATGCCTCAAAGCATCCAACCGCTGACCCAAACAGTCACTCGAATCCTTTTCGATCGTCTCAATATCGAAATCTCCGAACCCGATGCCGATCTCGTGGATAGCGGACTGCTCGATTCTCTGCTGCTCGTCAATCTGATCGCTCAATTGGAGCGGGAGTTCGGTATCTCGGTATCGCTCGACGATTTGGATCTGAACCTGGAAAAGTTTCGCTCGGTGAACCGAATCGCCGCTTATATCGAAAGCCAGCGAAATCTCGTCGATGTCGCTTGA
- a CDS encoding ABC transporter permease, with amino-acid sequence MTLLNTANRRHFYRHPLQLVLAVCGIALGVAMLVSVDLAVESSRRAFQLSMTALTGKTTHHILAGSGTLDEKLYPQLRRDLGDLTMAPVVEGYVEAGGETLRLAGFDPFAESPIRQGIAQSALAALVDLLTEPGTVLISRITAERLGVGPGAQLTVDVAGSPQTIRVVGYIDPEEKPDPALEGLLLADIATAQEILGKIGRLDRIDLVLSDDPGELQKLQGLLPENVTLVDAAGRNTATTRMTRAFETNLKAMSLMALLVGLFLIYNTMSFAVLQRRPLLANLRILGVTRAQVMGEILRESGLLGLAGSLLGLMFGLAAARALLDQIARTINDMYFVVTVTQFSVSPTALLRSLAIGISASVLAALPAALDAASTRPVRTQHRSSLEQSVRRWLPKLALSGLICGLLGVFLLNWRNAGLIPAIAGIFLVAGAYALFIPTAMLGLTHFCPRTASPIVRLAIRGTSAALSRTGLATAALSVSVAVAIGVGTMVESFRVTIADWLEQLLQADLYVARPAAPGIASDPLPSTLIEKAIRLPDIAGFSLARRTFAESSLGRVELMAYQPAFPERSAFHFKSGDDQNIWKRFMTEPVVIVSEPFAARHGLRAGDSLTLSTSRGMKSLVIAGVLFDYRSDQGLVILRRDLYTELWNDAGVTSLGLYLASGVTAEEAKSSIRKLAGTAGAVLIRSNREIRDASMAFFERTFAVTHVLRLLAIGVALIGILSALLAIQLERTREFAVLRSLGMTPRQLTSLVLTQTGFLGFCAGIFALPLGLVLAIALVKVINFRSFGWSMELAVSGADLWQAPLLAITAALIAGLYPAWRASRLTPALALREE; translated from the coding sequence ATGACGCTGCTGAATACAGCCAATCGGCGACATTTCTACCGCCATCCGCTACAGCTCGTACTTGCGGTTTGCGGCATCGCGCTCGGGGTGGCGATGCTGGTTTCGGTCGATCTCGCGGTAGAAAGCTCGCGCCGGGCCTTTCAGCTTTCGATGACGGCACTGACCGGAAAAACCACCCATCACATCCTGGCTGGATCTGGAACGCTCGATGAAAAACTTTACCCGCAACTCCGACGCGATCTGGGCGATCTGACGATGGCGCCAGTCGTCGAAGGCTACGTCGAAGCGGGTGGAGAAACCCTGCGCCTTGCCGGTTTCGATCCTTTTGCCGAAAGCCCGATACGCCAGGGGATCGCGCAATCGGCACTGGCCGCGCTGGTCGATCTCCTCACGGAACCCGGCACGGTGCTGATATCCCGCATCACTGCCGAACGTCTCGGTGTCGGTCCGGGTGCCCAGTTGACCGTGGACGTCGCGGGTTCGCCTCAGACAATACGGGTGGTGGGCTATATCGATCCCGAAGAAAAACCTGATCCCGCCCTGGAAGGCTTGCTCCTCGCCGACATCGCCACCGCCCAAGAGATACTAGGCAAAATCGGTCGGCTCGACCGTATCGACCTCGTCTTGTCGGACGATCCTGGCGAACTCCAAAAACTCCAGGGTCTGCTGCCGGAAAATGTGACGCTGGTGGATGCCGCTGGAAGAAACACCGCCACGACTCGCATGACCCGTGCCTTCGAAACCAATTTGAAAGCGATGAGCCTGATGGCCCTGCTGGTAGGGCTTTTCCTGATCTACAACACCATGAGTTTCGCGGTGCTGCAACGCCGGCCGCTACTTGCCAATCTTCGCATTCTCGGCGTTACCCGTGCCCAAGTCATGGGCGAAATCCTGCGCGAATCCGGTTTGCTCGGCCTAGCCGGCAGCCTGCTTGGCCTGATGTTCGGACTGGCTGCGGCTCGCGCGCTACTGGATCAAATAGCCCGCACCATCAACGATATGTATTTCGTCGTTACGGTCACGCAATTTTCGGTCTCTCCTACCGCCCTACTGCGTAGCCTCGCGATCGGCATCTCGGCCTCGGTATTGGCCGCTTTGCCTGCCGCCCTGGATGCGGCCTCGACCCGCCCCGTCCGCACCCAGCACCGTTCCAGCCTGGAACAAAGCGTGCGCCGATGGCTGCCGAAACTGGCATTGTCGGGGCTGATTTGCGGACTTCTGGGAGTTTTCCTCTTGAATTGGCGGAACGCTGGTCTGATTCCAGCCATAGCCGGCATCTTCCTGGTAGCCGGTGCTTACGCGCTCTTCATTCCGACTGCCATGCTGGGGCTTACGCATTTTTGTCCGCGTACCGCGAGTCCAATCGTTCGCCTGGCCATCCGCGGCACCTCCGCCGCGCTCAGCCGCACTGGCCTGGCAACGGCGGCTTTGAGCGTTTCGGTAGCGGTCGCTATCGGTGTCGGCACAATGGTCGAGAGTTTTCGCGTCACCATCGCCGATTGGTTGGAACAACTGCTTCAGGCCGATCTTTATGTTGCCCGCCCGGCCGCTCCCGGGATCGCGAGTGATCCCCTGCCGTCTACTCTGATCGAGAAAGCCATTCGTTTGCCCGATATCGCAGGTTTCAGCCTCGCACGCCGAACCTTTGCCGAATCTTCCTTAGGCCGTGTCGAACTCATGGCTTATCAGCCGGCCTTCCCGGAACGGTCCGCGTTCCACTTCAAATCGGGCGACGACCAGAATATTTGGAAACGCTTCATGACCGAACCGGTCGTCATCGTTTCCGAACCTTTTGCCGCGCGGCACGGGCTACGAGCAGGCGATTCACTGACGCTGAGCACGTCACGAGGTATGAAATCGTTGGTCATCGCCGGCGTCCTTTTCGATTACCGCTCTGATCAAGGGCTCGTGATCCTGCGGCGGGACCTGTACACCGAACTTTGGAACGATGCCGGCGTCACCTCGCTAGGCCTTTATCTCGCAAGCGGCGTAACGGCAGAAGAGGCAAAATCCAGTATCCGCAAACTCGCCGGCACAGCCGGCGCCGTACTGATCCGTTCGAACAGAGAGATCCGCGATGCCTCCATGGCATTTTTCGAACGTACCTTCGCCGTCACCCACGTGTTGCGCCTGCTAGCCATCGGCGTTGCGCTGATCGGCATCTTGAGCGCGCTCTTGGCGATACAGCTCGAGAGAACGCGGGAATTCGCCGTTCTTCGTTCGCTGGGGATGACGCCCCGGCAACTGACGAGCCTCGTGCTCACTCAAAC
- a CDS encoding GNAT family N-acetyltransferase, producing the protein MSLELARVRTLRRQGIRPLTPDDVDAAAAVLQQVFRTDCPTEPGRLADYIRRLCLETPGYDPEIPSLVYEDAEGRVAGFLRVSVQRMTFDGRPMRMACSGPFATLPEARAKGAGVFLLRHFLNGPQDLSITDGANEQGRFLWERLGGQTVHVHCLGWIHLLRPATFASEYIARKYPGFRKLMTICQPLSILLDRALGALVKKRRPRSARPPVRLIEEDLAPKAMASAWPQLSTRWRLRPDYDETYLAWLLDEMSRVVSRGSLIGRQIRTEGGKLVGWYLYYLSPHRVAEVMQIAASENHETHVLEYLFADAERRGAGAVMGRLEPWLIQPLYCNRCHGYYRASTLALLNARRSELAAAVHAGQAFLTRADGEWWTGFREQL; encoded by the coding sequence ATGTCGCTTGAGCTGGCACGCGTCAGAACGCTCCGCCGCCAGGGCATTCGCCCGCTCACGCCCGATGACGTCGACGCTGCGGCGGCGGTGCTTCAACAGGTCTTCCGTACCGATTGCCCCACCGAACCGGGCCGACTCGCCGATTACATTCGCCGTTTGTGTCTGGAAACGCCCGGCTACGATCCCGAAATACCATCGCTGGTCTACGAAGATGCCGAGGGTCGAGTTGCCGGCTTTCTGAGAGTGAGTGTACAGCGCATGACGTTCGACGGCCGGCCGATGCGGATGGCCTGCAGCGGACCGTTCGCCACCCTGCCGGAAGCTCGGGCCAAAGGCGCCGGAGTATTTCTGCTTCGGCACTTCCTTAACGGTCCCCAGGACCTATCGATTACCGATGGCGCGAACGAGCAGGGGCGTTTCCTATGGGAGCGGCTCGGTGGACAAACCGTACACGTGCACTGCCTAGGCTGGATACACCTGCTCCGGCCCGCGACATTTGCCAGCGAATACATCGCCCGGAAGTATCCCGGTTTCCGGAAGCTCATGACCATCTGCCAACCGCTGTCGATACTCCTCGACCGCGCGTTAGGGGCTCTAGTAAAAAAAAGGCGGCCACGTTCGGCACGGCCCCCAGTACGTCTAATTGAGGAAGATCTCGCTCCGAAAGCGATGGCTTCGGCTTGGCCTCAACTTTCGACACGCTGGCGTCTTCGCCCCGATTACGACGAAACCTATCTAGCTTGGCTTTTGGACGAGATGTCGCGCGTCGTCTCGCGCGGATCGCTGATTGGGCGGCAGATCCGCACCGAGGGCGGCAAGCTGGTAGGCTGGTACCTTTATTATCTTTCGCCTCACCGCGTTGCCGAGGTGATGCAGATTGCCGCAAGCGAAAATCACGAAACCCACGTACTCGAGTACCTTTTCGCCGACGCCGAACGTCGCGGCGCAGGCGCGGTCATGGGCCGGCTGGAGCCCTGGCTTATCCAGCCGCTCTACTGCAACCGGTGCCACGGCTATTATCGAGCGTCCACACTGGCCCTGTTGAACGCTCGCCGGAGCGAGCTGGCCGCCGCCGTCCATGCCGGTCAAGCGTTCCTAACGCGGGCGGATGGCGAATGGTGGACGGGATTTCGCGAACAATTGTGA
- the egtB gene encoding ergothioneine biosynthesis protein EgtB, with amino-acid sequence MIQTDLSARFALGEDLTTLIGAYRAVRSDSETLCAPLAIEDYVVQAMPEVSPPKWHLAHTTWFFETFLLIPYLKSYRLFHERYGYLFNSYYETVGAFFPRPQRGLLTRPTVDEIYRYRAHVDEAVTELLSAPPASQQDEIAARLALGLNHEQQHQELLLTDIKYNFGINPLRPAYSTVKHPKTRSAPALEWLDYDGGLKEIGHSGSGFAYDNETPRHKVYLRDYRLASRLVTNGEFLEFIEAGGYRRADLWLSDGWAALKQRGWQAPLYWEYIDGKWWLMTLSGMRPLDENEPVCHVSYYEADAYARFRGKRLPTEAEWECAAADCAIQGNFRESGRYHPVAISQPVEHRIAQMFGDVWEWTQSSYAPYPGFKPLAGAIGEYNGKFMCNQMVLRGGSCATPKSHIRATYRNFFYPPDRWQFTGIRLAEDAS; translated from the coding sequence ATGATTCAAACCGACCTTTCCGCTCGCTTCGCTCTCGGAGAAGATTTAACCACCTTAATCGGTGCCTATCGGGCCGTTCGCAGCGACAGCGAAACCTTGTGTGCTCCGTTGGCCATCGAGGACTATGTCGTCCAGGCCATGCCCGAGGTCAGTCCGCCGAAATGGCATCTGGCTCATACCACCTGGTTTTTCGAAACCTTCCTGTTGATCCCTTATCTGAAGTCCTATCGACTCTTCCACGAACGATATGGCTATTTATTCAATTCCTATTACGAAACGGTAGGGGCATTCTTTCCCCGGCCCCAGCGGGGCTTGCTGACGCGGCCTACCGTGGACGAGATCTACCGGTACCGGGCTCACGTCGACGAGGCCGTGACGGAACTCCTAAGCGCGCCGCCAGCTTCGCAGCAAGACGAGATCGCCGCTCGTCTGGCCTTGGGCCTGAATCATGAGCAGCAGCACCAGGAACTCCTCCTCACCGACATCAAATACAACTTCGGCATCAATCCGCTGCGCCCTGCGTACAGCACCGTCAAGCACCCGAAAACGCGCTCGGCGCCGGCATTGGAGTGGTTGGACTACGACGGCGGACTCAAGGAGATCGGTCATAGCGGCTCGGGCTTCGCCTATGACAACGAAACGCCGCGGCACAAAGTCTATCTTCGGGATTATCGGCTTGCCTCGCGCCTCGTCACCAACGGCGAATTCCTGGAGTTCATCGAAGCCGGCGGGTATCGGCGGGCAGATTTATGGCTGTCGGACGGCTGGGCCGCGTTAAAACAGCGAGGATGGCAGGCACCGCTTTATTGGGAGTACATCGACGGCAAATGGTGGCTGATGACGTTGTCGGGTATGCGCCCCCTTGACGAAAACGAACCCGTTTGCCATGTCAGTTATTACGAAGCGGACGCTTATGCGCGTTTTCGGGGCAAGCGTCTGCCGACTGAAGCCGAATGGGAATGCGCGGCCGCCGATTGCGCAATCCAGGGGAATTTCCGCGAATCGGGCCGTTATCACCCCGTCGCGATCTCGCAACCGGTAGAACACCGTATCGCGCAGATGTTCGGGGACGTCTGGGAGTGGACCCAGAGTTCCTACGCACCCTACCCCGGATTCAAACCGCTGGCGGGCGCGATCGGCGAATACAACGGCAAGTTCATGTGCAATCAGATGGTGCTTCGTGGCGGATCGTGCGCGACACCGAAGTCGCACATCCGCGCCACCTATCGGAACTTCTTCTATCCGCCGGACCGCTGGCAATTTACCGGCATTCGCCTGGCGGAGGACGCCTCGTGA
- a CDS encoding dihydrofolate reductase family protein: protein MRTITVISSVTLDGIIQGMGAPQEDHSGGFRFGGWTRPYGDAVSAALVREKLDQSSDYLLGRHTFEIWEPYWPHHADYWPNINTGQKYVLSNTRRQSDWANTTFIRTVDDIRSLKASDGPTLQVWGSGKLVQLLLRHDLVDELHLQVFPLLLGQGKKLFDDQSSPTAFELIDSQVTTTGVIASHYRRIGNVEANPEPAGKRR, encoded by the coding sequence ATGCGAACGATCACGGTTATTTCATCGGTCACCTTGGATGGGATCATACAAGGCATGGGCGCACCGCAGGAGGATCACAGCGGCGGCTTCCGCTTCGGCGGCTGGACCAGGCCATACGGCGACGCGGTCAGTGCGGCCTTGGTCAGGGAAAAATTGGACCAGTCCTCCGACTACTTGTTGGGCCGCCATACCTTCGAGATCTGGGAACCTTATTGGCCGCATCATGCGGACTACTGGCCCAACATCAATACCGGCCAAAAATATGTGCTGTCAAATACGCGCCGGCAATCCGATTGGGCGAACACTACGTTCATCCGTACCGTGGATGACATCCGCAGCCTGAAAGCATCGGATGGGCCGACGCTACAGGTCTGGGGCAGCGGCAAACTGGTGCAGTTGCTGCTGCGGCACGACCTGGTGGACGAATTGCACCTCCAGGTTTTCCCGCTACTGCTGGGTCAGGGCAAAAAGTTGTTCGATGATCAGTCCTCGCCCACGGCGTTCGAATTGATCGACAGCCAGGTAACCACGACGGGCGTTATCGCCAGCCACTACCGGCGGATCGGTAATGTGGAGGCGAACCCTGAACCGGCCGGTAAGCGCCGGTAG
- a CDS encoding GNAT family N-acetyltransferase, whose product MTLLRKLDDDWLTTAAEWLAAEENYRWLDFGGDTQILTPLLLKVMAQRDTHYLRLFAPRENARPIGLVGLSDISPWFKTATLWYVLGDKTYLARGHTTRAVLELLDHGFGRLGLQAITAWAVEINVASIRVLEKVGFRPIGRRRCCHRLGDRYLDRLLFDLLAHEHRSTACLKASNR is encoded by the coding sequence ATGACACTTCTGCGGAAACTTGACGACGATTGGCTGACAACCGCCGCCGAATGGCTCGCCGCCGAGGAAAACTACCGTTGGCTCGATTTCGGCGGCGACACACAGATCCTGACGCCGCTCTTACTGAAAGTGATGGCCCAGCGGGACACCCACTATTTGCGCCTTTTCGCTCCTCGAGAGAATGCGCGGCCCATCGGTCTGGTCGGGTTGAGCGACATCTCGCCTTGGTTCAAGACCGCCACGCTCTGGTACGTCCTCGGCGACAAGACCTATTTGGCTCGCGGCCACACCACTCGGGCGGTACTCGAACTCCTGGACCACGGCTTCGGCCGCTTGGGACTGCAAGCGATTACCGCCTGGGCCGTGGAGATCAATGTCGCGTCCATTCGGGTTTTGGAAAAGGTCGGATTCAGACCGATCGGACGCCGGCGTTGCTGCCATCGGTTGGGCGATCGATATCTGGATCGCCTGTTATTCGATTTATTGGCCCATGAACACCGGAGTACAGCATGCCTCAAAGCATCCAACCGCTGA
- a CDS encoding LLM class flavin-dependent oxidoreductase has protein sequence MSQLQSTSAPADFYGKTRIGLDAIDVFSTCPQSTAGDPKTYRQRVVEVARWSERIGCRGILVYTDNSLADPWLVSQLILEHTATLSPLVAVQPIYMHPYTAAKKVATLGFLYGRRIYLNMLAGGFRNDLVALGDDTPHDERYARTTEYTLIIRKLLKSPSGVSFEGKFYHIHNLKMSPQLPPSLQPGILISGSSDAGMAAARAIDATAIKYPLPPNEERGVEKGAGVPCGVRVGIVARHSAEEAWRVALERFPETREGQLAHQLAMKVSDSEWHKQLSSHSPAVDYDHPYWLGPFHNYRTFCPYLVGSYERVAREIAGYIGLGYRTFILDIPPSEEELEHTAVVFREALAG, from the coding sequence ATGTCGCAGCTTCAAAGTACCAGCGCACCTGCTGATTTCTATGGAAAAACTCGCATCGGTCTCGATGCGATAGATGTTTTTTCGACCTGTCCTCAATCCACCGCCGGTGATCCGAAGACCTACCGGCAGCGCGTCGTGGAGGTAGCGCGCTGGAGCGAGCGCATCGGATGTCGCGGTATTCTGGTGTACACCGACAATTCTCTGGCCGACCCGTGGCTGGTGAGCCAATTGATCCTGGAACACACCGCCACGCTTTCTCCTCTGGTCGCCGTCCAGCCGATTTACATGCACCCTTACACGGCTGCAAAGAAAGTTGCGACGCTGGGCTTTCTCTATGGGCGACGCATCTATTTGAACATGCTGGCCGGCGGCTTTCGCAATGACTTGGTGGCTTTAGGCGACGATACGCCTCATGACGAACGCTATGCCCGTACGACCGAGTACACGCTCATCATCCGGAAATTGCTGAAAAGTCCGTCGGGCGTGAGCTTCGAAGGAAAGTTTTACCATATCCACAATCTCAAGATGTCTCCGCAGCTGCCGCCTTCGCTGCAGCCGGGCATCCTGATATCGGGCTCCTCGGACGCTGGCATGGCGGCGGCTCGGGCCATAGACGCCACTGCGATCAAGTATCCCTTGCCTCCGAATGAAGAGCGCGGCGTAGAAAAAGGCGCGGGGGTACCCTGCGGCGTTCGCGTGGGCATCGTGGCGCGCCACTCGGCCGAGGAGGCCTGGCGGGTTGCCCTCGAGCGTTTTCCCGAAACCCGCGAAGGACAACTGGCCCACCAACTGGCCATGAAAGTGTCCGATTCAGAATGGCACAAACAACTTTCGTCGCATAGCCCCGCCGTGGACTACGATCATCCTTATTGGCTCGGGCCTTTTCACAATTACCGAACGTTTTGCCCTTACCTAGTAGGAAGCTACGAACGCGTGGCCCGGGAAATCGCCGGCTATATCGGACTCGGCTATCGCACGTTCATCCTCGATATTCCCCCCAGTGAGGAGGAACTGGAGCATACCGCAGTCGTTTTTCGGGAAGCTTTGGCAGGGTAA